In the genome of Candidatus Binataceae bacterium, the window CGATGGGCAGACTCGAGAATAAGGTCGCCGTGATTACGGGCGCGGCGAGCGGGATGGGCCGCGCGACCGCGATCCGTTTTGCCGGTGAAGGCGCGGCCATCGTGATCGCGGACCTCAATGAGGAGGGTGGAGAAGCCGCAGTACGTCAATGTCGCGAAAATGGCGGTCGCGCGGTTTTTCAAAAGACCGACGTCTCCAACGAGGCCGCCATCCAGGCTGCGATCGCGCGTGCACTGAGCGAATTCGGCCGGCTCGATATTACCTTCAACAACGCCGGTCTCGGCGGCGCGCTGGGACGCTTGGAAGATACCACCGTCGAGAATTGGGATCGGACTTTTGCGGTCCTGCTGCGCAGCGTCTTCCTTGGGATCAAGCACTCGATCCCGGCGATGCGCCAGGCGGGCGGCGGCTCAATTATCTCGACCGCCTCTATCGCCGGAATTCTCGGTCAGGCCGGACCGCTGGTTTACAGCGTGGCCAAAGCCGGGGTGATCCATCTGACCAAGTGCGCGGCGGTCGAGCTGGGCAAGGATCGTATCCGCGTCAACTGCATCTGTCCGGGCGGGATCAACACCCCTTTG includes:
- a CDS encoding SDR family oxidoreductase, translating into MGRLENKVAVITGAASGMGRATAIRFAGEGAAIVIADLNEEGGEAAVRQCRENGGRAVFQKTDVSNEAAIQAAIARALSEFGRLDITFNNAGLGGALGRLEDTTVENWDRTFAVLLRSVFLGIKHSIPAMRQAGGGSIISTASIAGILGQAGPLVYSVAKAGVIHLTKCAAVELGKDRIRVNCICPGGINTPLLQKHIPGGEPVARQILEVMQPLARAGAGNDIAGMALYLASDDAEWVTGTAMVVDGGFVARGNALANLSFDVPAMWS